The genomic region GGCGATTCCGCCTGTGAGGAGGCTGTTTATCTGACCAAATACGGCAGCCACGTGCACCTGATCGTGCGCGGCGACAAGCTGCGGGCCAGTGGCGCCATGGCCGATCGGGTGCTCGCCAACCCCGCCATCACCGTGCATTGGAACCGCCAAGTGGCCGATGCCAGCGGTGGCGACTGGCTCGAAGCGATCACCCTGAGGGATCCCAGCAGCGGCACCAGCGAGGAGCTGCCGGTGAAGGGCCTCTTCTACGCCATTGGCCACACCCCCAACACCCGCCTGGTGCGAGGCCAATTGGAGGTTGATAGCCACGGTTACCTGGCTACTCAGGCTGGCCGCCCCGAAACCAGCGCCGCAGGGGTCTACGCCGCTGGCGACGTGGCCGATGCGGAATGGCGTCAGGGCATCACCGCAGCTGGTAGTGGTTGCCAGGCTGCCCTGGCAGCTGAGCGCTGGCTTACCCATCACGACCTGGCCGTCACGGTGAGCCATGAACCCGTAGAACCAGCCCCCGTCGGCGAACCGGTGCGCACTGCCACCAGCGACGCCGACAACTATGACGCTGACGCCCTTTGGCAGAAGGGAGGATTTGCCCTGCGCAAGCTGTATCACGACAGCAGCAAGCCCCTGCTGGTCGTCTACACCTCACCGACCTGCGGTCCCTGCCACGTGCTTAAGCCCCAACTCAAGCGCGTGCTCGATGAGCTTGGCGGTGCTGCCCAAGGAGTGGAGATCGACATCGAGGCCGAGCAAGAGATTGCCAGCCAAGCCGGTGTTACCGGCACCCCGACCGTGCAGCTGTTCCACAACAAGGAGCTCAAGCAGTCCTTTAAGGGCGTCAAGCAGCGCAGCGAATTCAAAGTCGCGATTGAAGCCCTGCTAGGCGTTGCCGAATGAAGCTGGCGCTCAACGCCGCCGTCGCACCGAGAGGTGCGCTCAACGCCTCCTAGGCCCACCTGGGCGGTTACCGCCGGGACGGGGACCGGCAGCCGCATTGCGCTCCCGGTAGGTGATGCGGCCGCGGGTGAGGTCGTAGGGGCTGATCTCAACCAGTACCTTGTCACCCGCCAGCAGCTTGATCCTGAATTTAGTCAGCTTGCCTGCCGCCCGGCAGAGACATTGGTGACCAGCCGGCTGTTCCAGGGTCACTAGGTAAAACCCGTTTCCCTGTTCTTTTTCAATCACACCGGAGGTCTCGATCATGCGGGGGCGCTGTCTTGAGGTTCAATCGTTCCAAATAGCTTAATTGCCGCCCGACAGGCGATAGGGTCTGGCTCACTCGTGCCGTTTTGGCTTCACCATGGTTTTGCCGCCAATTTCGTTGGATCTGGGGCTACTGCTGATCTCCATCGGTGTGGTGAACCTCTGGAAAGCCCGTCAAGCCAGCTGAACCCAGGCCGCTGACCACCCTTCTTTTCCACAAGCCCTACGGGGTACTAAGCCAGTTCACGCCAGAAGCCGGCTGTGACTGGGCTTGTTTGGCGGAGTTCATCTCGATTCCGCAGGTTTACGCCGCCGGCAGGCTCGATGCCGATAGCGAGGGATTGCTGCTGCTGACCAGCAATGGACGCCTGCAGCAACGCCTCACCGACCCCCGCTTTGGCCACTGGCGCCGCTACTGGGTGCAGGTTGAAGGAGAGGCAGCTGCCCACCCTGAGGCTTTGGAGCGACTACGCAGCGGCCTTTTAATTCAGGGCCAGCGCACTTTGCCGGCTAGGGCTGAGGCGATCAGCGATCCATGCCTGCCAGAGCGCAGCCCGCCGATCCGTCGGCGGGCCGCCATTCCCACCAGCTGGCTGCAACTGGAGCTGCAGGAAGGCCGCAACCGTCAGGTGCGTCGCATGACGGCCGCCGTAAATCTGCCCACCCTGAGACTGCTGAGGGTCGCCATCGACCTCATGGACGGAACCGCCCCGCTCGAGCTCAATGGCCTGGCAGCGGGGCAATGGCGTGAGGTGAACGGAGCCGAAAGCCAGCGACTCGAGCAACTGCTTAAGCCATCGCGGGCCATGGAAAAAATCTCACCTGGGCGGGGCGGCCGGGCCGGCGGCGGGAAATCAGGGCGGGGCGCTGGGGGTGGATAGGGCGGCTTAGCCGAGCACGTCCTTGAGCTCCCGCACGCTCTGCAACTGGCCGTAGTAGTAATTGGCACGAGCCCGCCGGTCAGCATCATCGAGGCCATCGAAAGCATCGAAACCCAGGGTTTGCCATAGCTCGTGGCCGCAGGCCCGATTGAGCTCTTCGGTGGCCTCAGCCTCAAGGTTGGCCAAACGGCGCTGCAAATTTTTGATCTGGGCAACCGACATTCACTCTCCCAAGCAACGAATCAATAGTACAGCTGAACTTATAGCCGCCGCAGTGGGTGCCAGGGCTTAAAAGGGCAGCTTCTTCTTGGCTTCCTTGTCGAGGTCAGTCTCCATCTCGCGCAGGCGGCGCAGGATCGTGTCGTAGTACTCCTTGAGATAGCCCTCCAGGCCGGTGGTTTCAGCCGGGTCTAGCCCGAAGGCCTCGTAGCTGGCGTCCATTGGTGCATCGAGAGCTGAGCCCCCACCGGTGACCGCTTCAAAAGCCAGCCGCTCGGCCACGTTGAGGCTGGCCTCAAAGAAGCCGGTCACAGAGCGCATCAAGCCCAGCAAGGCAGGCGGCACCCGAAAAGTGCGGGCTTCCTTACCCGTGAACCGCTCACAGAGCTGGGTGATTTCGCTGGTGGTCCAGGCCCGGGGACCCACCACTGGAAAAGCTTGGCGAATGGTTTGGTCTCGCTCCAAAGCCGCTACGGCAAAGCGGGCCATGTCCTGGGTGTTCATGTAGGCGATTGGGGTGGGCGAGCCACTCACCCAAACCGTCTGGCTTTCCAGCACGGGAATCGCAAACTGACTGATTACCCCCTGCATGAAGGCAACGCCGCGCAAAATTGTGTAGTCAAAATCCGAGGCCATCAACCAGTCTTCGGCGCATGCCTTGATGTCCATCAAGGGCACGTCGCGGTGCTGATGCGCATCTAACAGGGATACAAACACCAGACGCTTCAGCGAAGCGGCCTGGCAGGCGGCGAATAAATTCTGGTTGCCTTTCCAGTCGATGTCGTAGGCGCTGGCGGAATCTGTAGCGCGGGCTGTGGCCGCGTCTATTACTGCGTCCTGACCTTCCAGGGCATAGGCAAGGCTTTCAGGCTCAAGCAGGTCGCCGCGGGTGAGCTCACAGCCCCATTCCTGCAGAAAAGCTGCCTTGCGCGGAGAGCGCACCATGCAGCGCACCTGATGGCCTGCATCGAGGGCACGACGGGCTACTTGCCGGCCCAGGGTGCCCGTTCCGCCAACCACCAAAACCTGCATTAGCAACCTTCAAGCGGGCCCGAGCCTAGGTGTCCGACGGGTCGAGCCGGGAGCAGAGGGGGATCTAACTGGCCTTTGGGGCTCAGTCGTTGTCGGCCAGCTTCAAAAGCAGGGCACCGCCGGCAAGACCAACGGGGATCAGTATCCAAAACAAAGCTGCGGTACCGAAAATTTCAGCAGCCATGGCGAAATGAGTGGAAGTCCATCCTATTTAGCAGTGCCAGTGGCCATTCCAACCAACTGAGCGGCGGTCTGCAGGATCTCGGCCCAGGTTGCATCGCTGCGCAGCTGACCCGGCATCACCCCACTGACCTGGGCCGACCACCCCCCCTCCCGCAGGGCCGCCACCAGGCTGAGCAGCGGTGGCGCCCCCCACTTAAGGCGGCGCGCGATTTCGGCCATCGGCCAGCAGCGGGCCGGAAGTCCCCTATCCGCAAGCAGACGGGCAAGCAGGCGAGCCCCCTCCGCACTGAGGCTTGCCCCTGGATCAACCTCAGCGAAGATCTGCATTTCAGCCAGCAGCTCAGGCTCCTGCAACGGGCCGATCCACAGAGGGCCGCTGATCGCCAGCGGCGCAATCTCGCCGGCAGGGCAATGGCAGGGGAGCCACTGACGCAAGCGAATCAATGGCTGCACCTGCTGATCGCCGCAGCCATGGCAGTGGGCCAGCATGCCGAGGTAATGCTCCTCCCCTGGCTCGCTGAGGCGGCGCAGGCGCACCGCGCTGCGAAAAGTGCGCCCTTCACTGAAACTAAATAGGGGCTCGATGCCCCGGCCCAAGGCCCAGGCCGCTCGAGCCACGCTGCCAAGTTGCAGGCGCAGGGCCAGCTCCCAGCTGGCGGGATGGGCCCGGGCCGCCGCCCCCAGCAGCCGAATCGCAGCCGGGCGGTCGTGGCCGGTGGGGGAGCGGCCATCGGTGCTGGCTAGGTAAAGCACACCCCCGAAGGAGACAGCCTCCAGAGCTAGGGGCAGCAGGGCCGTGGGGCAGCCAAAGCCATCCAGGTCTAGGAGCTCGAAACGCTCCTGGCGCTGCAGGCAATCCGCCAGCAGATGCTGGGCAGTAAGGGCGCTGCAACGCAAACCCGC from Cyanobium sp. Tous-M-B4 harbors:
- the trxB gene encoding thioredoxin-disulfide reductase; the protein is MTVSGLSVENLVIVGSGPAGYTAAIYAARANLSPVLITGFQDGGIPGGQLMTTTHVENFPGFPDGIMGPELMDKMKAQAVRWGTRLIEADATAIDLSQRPYRITAEGQSIETQAVILATGASANRLGLPNEERFWSQGISACAICDGATPQFRQAELAVVGGGDSACEEAVYLTKYGSHVHLIVRGDKLRASGAMADRVLANPAITVHWNRQVADASGGDWLEAITLRDPSSGTSEELPVKGLFYAIGHTPNTRLVRGQLEVDSHGYLATQAGRPETSAAGVYAAGDVADAEWRQGITAAGSGCQAALAAERWLTHHDLAVTVSHEPVEPAPVGEPVRTATSDADNYDADALWQKGGFALRKLYHDSSKPLLVVYTSPTCGPCHVLKPQLKRVLDELGGAAQGVEIDIEAEQEIASQAGVTGTPTVQLFHNKELKQSFKGVKQRSEFKVAIEALLGVAE
- a CDS encoding pseudouridine synthase translates to MTTLLFHKPYGVLSQFTPEAGCDWACLAEFISIPQVYAAGRLDADSEGLLLLTSNGRLQQRLTDPRFGHWRRYWVQVEGEAAAHPEALERLRSGLLIQGQRTLPARAEAISDPCLPERSPPIRRRAAIPTSWLQLELQEGRNRQVRRMTAAVNLPTLRLLRVAIDLMDGTAPLELNGLAAGQWREVNGAESQRLEQLLKPSRAMEKISPGRGGRAGGGKSGRGAGGG
- a CDS encoding NAD(P)H-binding protein codes for the protein MQVLVVGGTGTLGRQVARRALDAGHQVRCMVRSPRKAAFLQEWGCELTRGDLLEPESLAYALEGQDAVIDAATARATDSASAYDIDWKGNQNLFAACQAASLKRLVFVSLLDAHQHRDVPLMDIKACAEDWLMASDFDYTILRGVAFMQGVISQFAIPVLESQTVWVSGSPTPIAYMNTQDMARFAVAALERDQTIRQAFPVVGPRAWTTSEITQLCERFTGKEARTFRVPPALLGLMRSVTGFFEASLNVAERLAFEAVTGGGSALDAPMDASYEAFGLDPAETTGLEGYLKEYYDTILRRLREMETDLDKEAKKKLPF
- the infA gene encoding translation initiation factor IF-1, producing MIETSGVIEKEQGNGFYLVTLEQPAGHQCLCRAAGKLTKFRIKLLAGDKVLVEISPYDLTRGRITYRERNAAAGPRPGGNRPGGPRRR
- a CDS encoding N2,N2-dimethylguanosine tRNA methyltransferase — translated: MPGAGFFRPESRPSRDLGVLLARTLAARGPLRVLDAMAGCGIRALRYGLEAGAEAVWANDADPDRLPLLRENLASLAGLRCSALTAQHLLADCLQRQERFELLDLDGFGCPTALLPLALEAVSFGGVLYLASTDGRSPTGHDRPAAIRLLGAAARAHPASWELALRLQLGSVARAAWALGRGIEPLFSFSEGRTFRSAVRLRRLSEPGEEHYLGMLAHCHGCGDQQVQPLIRLRQWLPCHCPAGEIAPLAISGPLWIGPLQEPELLAEMQIFAEVDPGASLSAEGARLLARLLADRGLPARCWPMAEIARRLKWGAPPLLSLVAALREGGWSAQVSGVMPGQLRSDATWAEILQTAAQLVGMATGTAK
- the petM gene encoding cytochrome b6-f complex subunit PetM, which translates into the protein MAAEIFGTAALFWILIPVGLAGGALLLKLADND